The window AAGAACCGCGTTTGGCTTATGACCGTGTGCATTTGACTGAATATTTCAGCGGAAAATCGGCCAAAGATTTAACCCTGTGCCGTGCGGATTTTGCCGATGCTTACGGCATTGATCTGCGCCTCAGCACCAAAGCTGCAGCCATTGACCCGCTGAATAAAACCGTCACAACCGATCATGGCGATGTTCTGAGTTTTGATAAACTGGTGCTGGCAACCGGCTCCTATGCCTTTGTGCCGCCGATTCCGGGCAATGACCGCGCCAACTGCTTCGTTTACCGCACCATTGAAGATCTGGATGCGATCCGCGCAGCCAGCTTAAGCGCTAAATCGGGCGTGGTGATTGGCGGCGGCCTGCTGGGCTTGGAAGCGGCCAAGGCGCTGCGCGACCTGAATTTGGCAACGCATGTGGTGGAGTTTGCGCCGCGCCTGATGGCGGTGCAGATAGATGATCTGGGCGGCAAGGTGCTGCGCTCTAAAATTGAAAATCTGGGGGTGAAAGTTCATACCCAGAAAGCCACATCCTGCATTGAAGATGGCGCATCGGCAGCGCATGTGATGAAATTTGGCGACGGTTCGGAACTGGAAACCGACATTATTTTATTCTCTGCCGGGATCCGCCCGCGCGATGAGCTGGCGCGCCAAAGCGGGCTGGCCATTGGCGAACGCGGCGGGATTGCGGTGAATGATTACTGCCAAACTTCAAATCCGGACATTTACGCGATTGGCGAGTGCGCGCTGTGGCAGAACAAAATTTACGGCTTGGTGGCGCCGGGCTACGACATGGCGCGCATTGCCGCCAAGCATGTGATGGAGCAGGCCTGCAGCGGCTTTGCCGGCGCGGACATGAGCACCAAGCTGAAGCTGATGGGGGGGGATGTCGCTTCCATCGGCGATGCGCACGCCATGACGCCGCATGCGCTGAGCTATTTCTATGCCGATGAAGACGCGCAAATCTATAAAAAGATTGTGGTCAATGCCGAAAAAACCAGGCTGCTGGGCGCGGTGCTGGTCGGCTGCGCCAAGGAATACAGCGACCTGCTGCAGATGATGCTGAATGGGCTGGCGCTGCCGGAAAATCCTGAAAGCCTCATCATGCCGGGCTATGCGCAGTCCGGGGCAAAAGCCGGCGGCAGCGGGGTGGATCTGCTGCCGGACAGCGCAACCATCTGTTCATGCAATAACGTATCTAAAGCGGATATCTGCAGCGCTATTGCCGACGGTTCAACCTCGCTGGGCTCGCTGAAAAAATGCACCAAAGCAGCCACGGCCTGCGGCGGCTGCGCGCCGCTGGTGACTCAGGTGCTGAAATCTGAACTGCAGCGCCAAGGCGTGACGGTTAACAATCATCTGTGCGAGCATTTCGCCTATTCGCGCCAGGAGCTGTATCACTTGGTGCGGGTCAATGAAATCAAGACTTTTGATGACCTGATTCAGCAGCATGGCCACGGCCTGGGCTGCGACATCTGCAAGCCGACGGCTGCCAATATTTTAGCTTCCTGCTGGAATGATTTTGTGCTGAAGCCAAGCCACGCCGGCCTGCAGGACAGCAATGACTACTATCTGGGCAACATTCAAAAAGACGGTTCCTACTCGGTTGTGCCGCGCATGGCTGGCGGTGAAGTGACGCCAGACGGCTTAATTGCGGTGGGGCAAATTGCCAAAGAATACGGCTTGTACACCAAATTGACCGGCGGCCAGCGTGTTGATTTATTTGGCGCGCAAGTGCATCAGTTGCCTGAAATCTGGGAAAAGCTGATTAAGGCCGGCTTTGAGTCAGGCCATGCTTACGGCAAATCGCTGCGCACCGTGAAATCCTGCGTCGGCAGCACATGGTGCCGCTACGGGGTG is drawn from Acinetobacter sp. WCHAc010034 and contains these coding sequences:
- the nirB gene encoding nitrite reductase large subunit NirB, with the translated sequence MKIIMIGHGMVGHKFIESVLEHAGDEVEITILAEEPRLAYDRVHLTEYFSGKSAKDLTLCRADFADAYGIDLRLSTKAAAIDPLNKTVTTDHGDVLSFDKLVLATGSYAFVPPIPGNDRANCFVYRTIEDLDAIRAASLSAKSGVVIGGGLLGLEAAKALRDLNLATHVVEFAPRLMAVQIDDLGGKVLRSKIENLGVKVHTQKATSCIEDGASAAHVMKFGDGSELETDIILFSAGIRPRDELARQSGLAIGERGGIAVNDYCQTSNPDIYAIGECALWQNKIYGLVAPGYDMARIAAKHVMEQACSGFAGADMSTKLKLMGGDVASIGDAHAMTPHALSYFYADEDAQIYKKIVVNAEKTRLLGAVLVGCAKEYSDLLQMMLNGLALPENPESLIMPGYAQSGAKAGGSGVDLLPDSATICSCNNVSKADICSAIADGSTSLGSLKKCTKAATACGGCAPLVTQVLKSELQRQGVTVNNHLCEHFAYSRQELYHLVRVNEIKTFDDLIQQHGHGLGCDICKPTAANILASCWNDFVLKPSHAGLQDSNDYYLGNIQKDGSYSVVPRMAGGEVTPDGLIAVGQIAKEYGLYTKLTGGQRVDLFGAQVHQLPEIWEKLIKAGFESGHAYGKSLRTVKSCVGSTWCRYGVDDSVGLAIFLENRYKGLRSPHKLKMAVSGCTRECAEAQSKDVGVIATEKGWNLYVCGNGGMKPRHAELLASDLDTQTLIKYIDRFFMFYVQTADRLQRTSVWRDNMEGGLDYLKDVVVHDSLGIAAELERRMSHVVGTYQDEWRTAVEDPEVRKRFVTFINAKAEQQQDPHIQFAAVRGQIRPKTDAERDAARIPVVEA